GGAGGAATTGCAAGATCccccgaatattgcagagtttgcttgattttgcgttaatttcggCGGCATTCCGGAGGGAcgtaaagagagtgatgcagcggcgctttagtctttTAGTCAGGAAAGTTGTTCTTTTAAGTCTGGTGAGCTGTGTTTAGGAGCAAAACCTGACTGTTTGAGATTGTTCTTTTAAACTGCGCCAGCGACGTCACCCTGTGAGGTCTCACCGGAGTTTCGTGTTCACGGGAATAACGGAAATACGACATGGGTTTGTGTGACACGGGTCGCTGCACAACGAGTCTTTTGAGGAACTGCAGCGTTGGGAGGCGATGAGAAGAACCTCGTCTCAGACACACCATGGTTGTTGGCGTTTCTTTAAGGAACTCCGCTAGGCCCGGTGTTTCGTAAACAGATGTGTGCGTGGTGTAAATACTGGTGAGAGTTTCACAAGTTTAACTTTCCTGGTTATTTTTCGGACAGAGACGggttctttcatttatttcaacagTTTGGGCTTTCTTTGTGGAAAAGTGCTAAGAAAGAGGTCAGTTGGACCCTTGTGAGAAAATGGTTAGACTCTGAAATCGATGTAGAATCAAACACGGCGTGTTTTCGGTTGCAGGAGTTTTTCTGTAAACGTGAGACGCTAAACCGAGCCAAAGGACAAAGCCGCAGTAgtgctgaaaaaaaagagaaaataaacgcAACATGTGATGAGCaaaatatttgttatttttgtaaGTATCTAGTCGTTTGCTGAGAGCCagctagggctgggcgatatgatatCAGTATTGTGATGAATAAATTGTCACAATATACTTTTCTGAAATATTGCAAGTATCGTGagatctgtcttttttttattattattattattatttttaatttaataacagTGACCCACTTTgagctgtgatttttttctttctgaatcgTTAAGTGTAAAAATGTTAACTTTCACAGAggtgtttccccccccccccccccccccccgcatagtttaaaataaatcagatttggCTTTTAacggtttttaattttttcctgttttcctgcctttttaaaaaaaaaaaaattatgcaaacCTCTATATCGTGATGTGTATCGTAAACATGTCTTCAAGTATCGCGATATGACCTTATCCCCCCCCAATTGATTTTTCTCTGATTTGTATTGGCAAACGGACAAGTTTTGTTGTTGATAATATTCCTGTCCTGCTGTTAATCAATAAGCCTTTAAACATTTCGTTCACTGAGCGCTTCCCCGTCATTCGCTGTATTGATTCCGGAGCAGAACAGCCTGCAGTAAAGATGCACTCGTCTGAGTTCAAGGGTTTGTTGTACGCGTGCGTGTAACAGCAGCACTGCAGTTATTGTATATTTAATCTGTGAGAGATGTAGGTCATCTGAAACTGGGAGATCGGTGCGATTTATACAGCAAGTGCATTGTTTGTGGCTGTTGCGTGGCCTGAAGTTCTCCAACAGAGAAGGGTTACTGTTCAGGTCCAACATGGCTGCCGGTTTCCTCGTAATGCTGGCAGGCAGCCGCTCCTCTGACCCGCGAACGCGGAGCGTGTCGGGTGTGATTCCTCACCTGAGGGCCAGGACACAGAGCTgcttggtgtttgtttgttttttgagtaAAACCAGACAGCAGTTGGACTGTACTCAGAATTAATATGGCTCAGAACCCGTAGTGCTGGAGAGTGTTATACTCTTGTTAAATAATTAGAACCTTAACCTTGTTTCTATTCTAATATACATTTGTAGTTTAATATAGTTTCTAttctatatattataattttattattattatagcaaacAGCTGCCTGTATTTGTTGCCTGTTTTGCAGCGTATTTATTTAATGGTCTCAATGCATCGACTATCTTCACAGCCACTTTCTCTTTCAgtttataacaacaacaaggtAAATCCTGACAGCGTAATAGATTCTGTGGAAAAGTAATTCTCAGAAAAATCTTTCTAAGAAAGAAAACCAATTACCGCATTTGCTCcatccaacccccccccccccccttttttttttgggctgtGCCATATTGTATCGTCCATGGTGTCCAGGTACAATTCCATGATAAGAACGTCATCCCGCTATATCGACGATATCGTTGCTAACGAAGCAACGCGGGCATCTCGCACGTAGAACGAGAATAAGCACAGCAGAAGGCGGAGTTCCAACCCTAGACGAGGAAGAAGGATTCCTCCATAATACGGAAGTGGCTCGGATACAGAAGATGGGATCCGAAACGGACGTCCGTGATTTTGTAAAGCGTGTTAAAAACCCGTATCGACGCATCGAATTTGTTCCGTCGTCTCAAGCAAGCATGTTGAATGTTACCGTTTACATCGTTGCCGCAAAAAAATACTGTGAAATATCGTGATCTAGTTTTAAGTCTATATCTCCCATCCTATCGTGATGTATAATAAACAAGGATGCAAAGACACGTTcataatatttcttatttatttatttatttatttatagagattACACCAATGCGAGGGGGGTTAATGGTGGCTCAGATATCGGAGGTGGGGAAAAGGACTGTGTGGAAAGTTTAACGGGATTTTAAAAACgctcctggtgtgtgtgtgtgtgtgtgtgtttatcttccggtatttttaaatacagtttgtAAAGGTAAAATGTTTGCGTGGATATGGATGCCGGCTGATGCTCAGGGTTTCAGTACCGGTAtcggaaaaggaaaaaaaaaacatcgtgctatttcaaaaaaaattgaaatagcatggggtgttgttttttttttttcctttctttccttttccgaTACCGGTACGTGTGTTTAAATGGTATTTTAACAGCGTGATGGTGTGAAACTGATGTGTATAGGCCAGGTCGTTAGCTTGTACAGTGAAAATAAGATTGAAAAAGAATCACAGCCTGAATCGAGAAGAGCGAGCGTGCCTAAAGACAGAGTTAAACACGctaagcttgttttttttccactcccGTGCGTGCTCACGTGCGTAATAAGGACTTCATCTCGAGCCGAGTGTCTCCAGGGTTATTTTCTTTAGTCGTTTCTCAGAACCTGCCTCTGGACCGTCTGGATTCGATTGGCGCAGTCCGTGAACTGGGATCGTTCCTCCGCACAGCCCCGGCTTCGTATTCGCTGCCTCTAGGCCCTGCAGCTTTGCATCCAAATTCATTTCCTCAGCAAGCTGCTTTGCCTTTGAAACGGATTTATTCTCATGCAGGAATTTTTATATTTCCTCTCAGTACTTCTGGTCGTACTCGAAGCAGAGACGACGTCCGCGAGGGTCGCGCGAAGACGAATCCGCCTCCGTGAGGTTACAGACCGTCTGCGGTTTCGTATCGGCCGTACCGGACGAGTTCTCCGGTACCGCAGAATTTCCCCGAGAGTTTTCACGGCACTACCGGAAAACGCTCGCCTGCTGCGGACTGACGAGCGCGTGAACTGCGGCAGTGTAGAAGTCGATAGAGAGTACGTAAACAAGTGATGATAAAAcacgaggaagaggaagaactGCTCAGTTTGCTTGCATGTTtgcagagaggagaggagaggaaaggaggaatAAAAGACGCAGGTGGTTGTACGTGCGAGTTTAGCGTGATGAGTTGGCGTGTAACGTCCTTCTACTCCTCTGTTACGTCATGGCTGAGCCTTGCCTCTGGAGGATGCACGCCGAGGCGTTTAGCGTTCGGTCTAAAAGGGTTTCGTCTTTTTGAAAGAAACAGGCTCTTAATACAAGTAAGCAGTTGGTACCGACTGACCTAGAAGTCCAGTGTCATTAATATACACCaaaatatatggccaaaagtatgtggacacctgaccatcacacatcACCCATAagtacttgttgaacatctcatacCAGATTTGTTACAATaagctccagtcttctgggaaggatttcacTAGATTTTAGGGCGTGGCCGTGCGAGCATTAGTAAGGTCAGGTATTGATACCAGGCGAGGAGGCTCCGGTTCCAGTTCATCCGAAAGGTGTTCagcggggttgaggtcaggacactcgagttcttccactccaaccttcacacaccaggtcttcatggagctcgcgtcgtgcacaggggcgtcgtcatgctggaacaggtttgggcttcttagttccactgaagagAAATTTGTAATACTACAGAACACAAAAACATTCAGTACAACAGCGCTCTCCTACCTTTTGAGGTAAGAGTCTGGGGAAgaagcacacatgggtgtgatggtcaggtgtccacaagcgGTTGGCCGTATAATGTTTTTGAGGGAGAAAAGGTTTCCTGAGGTTAAGCGGTTGTGGATTACTCGTGAGGAAGCGGTGCAGCGAACTTCATCCGCAGTCCTGGAACAAAGCGGCTCTTAGAAAACGGCACCTTGAGGATGCGACGGGACGAAGCCTTTTTATAGAAAACGTTCACTACTGGCTGGTCTAGTCGTCCTCTAGAAATACTCCGAATCACTGAattctgctttttgtttttttgtttttctatccGCGAGACCGATTTTAAGACGAAGATGTTCTCGTGCGAAACGTGTTCTCAATCCGTAGGCATTTAAATGACCTTGTGAACCACGTTAACGGTTTCAGCTGATCAGAACCGCTTCTTTTGTAGCAGAACAAGCTGTGAGCGAAGTTGAGATCCCATattcaagccaaaaaaaaaccacatctCTTGGTTTTCATGTCCGATTGAGTTGTTGGCCTTGATGTACAAGTCGGATATTCTATTTCCACAAAGACCAGACCCGTATTCGGTTCCTCCACAATAACGCGCTCGCTCAGCTGAAGACTTTTTACGAGTAGCGTACGATGAGCGATTGTCGTTTCCGCTGccgtttttgtatttatttctttcttttttttgtattttgttttgagGTCTTGAATTTTTCTTGAGGGCGTGAACGTTTCCTCACTGAGGAACGTCCTGGTTCCTGTCGATGACAAGGGTGTATGGGTTACACATCTGCAAATCCAAGTATAGATTGGTGATTTGAGTGCAGTTTATTGTCTTGTATTTAGAGCACTACGGTGTAGTTCTAGttacttcctgtgtgtgtgtgttgtgaaagtGAACCCTTTCCAAACATGTTCTCTCTAGTTTATTTTGACCGTTTGATCGTATGCAACGCGGGACACGCTGTTCCCTGTGATGTCATGCACTCGGCTACACAAGTGTTTACAAGCTGCACTCGGTTCCAGATGCCAGGGGTTTATGGCATGAGTGTATCAGTGTCCATTTACAGCACTGTGCACCTCTGCATTGggcataagtgtgtgtgtgtgtgtgtgtgtgtgtaatagtcaGCGAGCCTGCTCGGGCAACCCTCGTGACTGCAGACAGagaatgtaagtgagaacacaTGACTCGTTCAAAGTTTagtgcagggaaaaaaaaaagtgatgagtGTTTTCCTCATAATGGCATCGTGTTCAACCTGGTCAGCGCTGAATCACCACCGCGGCAGCTAAGTTTCACTGCACCATACTCCACGACATAAATCAATTTCGGTTGCTCAATCTTCAGGATTAAGAGACGGCGATCGCCACGTTTAGTATGGCCTAGATATCGACGTTGTGGACGtcgaataaaacatttattgaaaaGCAGGGACGCCGTCGCCCAGGTATCACTATCCGTATCGGTCCTATAAGGTGCTCCGATACCAACATCCGATATCGCGCGATACTGTCTCATCTTGTGTAATCCTGGTGTTTGCCGTTTTAGAAAAACACACGCACGGCGAGATCTTCCACCATCGTTAAGTAAACTGCTCTGTGGAAATATTGAAAGGACGAATTACAGCATCTCCTAGTGAATACAAACGTCTCCTAGTGCGTAATAGAGAGCCGTATCGGCGGGCGTGGGCATTAAGAGCAAACACAAGGGGCCGTATGTGCAAGCGTGCCGAGAAACCTTCACGCACTGCGACGACTTCGGTTCAGCGAGCACTGAGCACTCAAGCATGTGTACTTCCTGTCCTCTGAATTCACAGCATCTTGagctttttcttccttttttaaataaatgaatcggaACAATGTCGTTGCTTATCATGTTTTTTgatctatattattattattattattattattatagtgatCCTTGGGTGAGTTTTAGGTTGCGTTTCTGTTGCTGTTCCCAAACTGATTTGCCTGTTGTACCGATCCATAACAGGTGCTGGAATTTCTGTTTGTTTCGTTAAAACTTCCTTTGCGTCTCTGCGCACTTTGCATACTTTTTCTCGCAACTGCAAATCCAGATGTTTGTTCCGAAGTATAAACGAGTCACCTTATTTATCAGGTTTACTTTCAATCCGGATGTCCGTTGGATCATCAGTAGCGGCGTTTCTAGTTTTGCGTTTTTATCCTGTCCGCGTATTAATTCGACACGCTTTTACGATTACACGTTTTAAAACATCACCACGCACGTCTTTTTGAAACGCAGGCGTTTCAGCGTTCTCGAACGTTAAACTTGAGAGTAACGGGGAGGAGTCGACCTCAGAGGGAGGATTTAATCAAACGTCCGGCAAACACGCAGCTTTATCCGTTACAGTTTGAGGCGTAGGTCGATCAGACAGAAAGATGAAGTGTCCGAAAGACGAGGTTCATCCGCGTCAGTTTGTCTCTTCCGGTTGTGATCAATCGCGACGTTACGATGATCTCTTCTTGCTTTTTCAGGATGATTAAAAACACTCTTCACATTTATTAACGTTGCTGATATTGAAATCGGAACTGGTCTGTTATTTGAAATGATTAGAAACCTTTACTCTGTTGGCAGATCTTTCTTCTGTAACGTCAGCATTACGGTAATTCCGTTTGGTATCTCGGTGAGACCGGTGTCGGGTATGAGCTAGATTAACCAGATAAtatggaggaaaaagaaaacgagAGTTACTCTGCCCTATTTATCACCTAAATGTCAATCATCCGTCACCCAAAAATCTGTCATTCATCCTCGTAACCTGATATTTCTGAACTAATCctgtgtctgtttttcttttttctgtttccttTAGCGCAGACACAATGACATCGAGGAAGAAAGTTCTGCTGAAAGTGATCATCCTCGGGGACTCAGGGTGAGCGTCGAAAtgctgcagcactgcacacCTTCACTAACGtgtttaatctaaaaaaaaaaaatttatttatttatttatttaaatcagtaACTGATAAAGCAGGTGAGCTGAGGCTGGAAATCCGCAGTGCAGGAAGTCTTTAGTTTTACGGGTTTGATATCCGGATGCGTCGGTAACGTTAGTGGTTATCGGTCTGATACTCCGCTGATTTACTcgtattcattaaaaaaaaaaaaaaaaaaaaaaaaaaagagaaaggtttGGATGAACATGTCCCTTAATCCTAGTGTACGTTATCGCACTACTTACTACAGCTTCAGAGGCAGCGGCGGCAACGTTCGCGCTCATCCGGAGGATTAAAAGCAAACACTCGCGCTACGACACATCGGGTCGTAGCTTTGTTAAAACTTCCCGCCGTCCGTCGTCACGGCTCGCGCAGAGAACTCCGACTCGGATCTAGAAAACGCAGAACTCTGGTACGTGAAACAGACGTTTGGGTCAGTTTCAAGACTTTGcgaaaggttgttttttttttttttttttttttttttaaatgccaaaaCATTACACGTAATAGGAAAGCCAGTTCGTGTAAGATAGCGGCGAGTTAATAACGGTCTTTAGCAGTGCGCGAGTATGCAGTTTGAGACGGCGCTAAGTTAGTTTTCATTTCACGGCCATATTTACTTCGGTATCGCACCACATGGAAACGTAGCGGCGGCCATCTTGTGCACGTATAGTTAAAAGAAGGCATCGTCCGGCCTTTAATGGAACCATTTCTGAGAAAATCGGTGAATTTGGCCCTAAATGACACACACTTGGATAAGTAGATCTCTCTCGGTCAGAATGACACCTCCGATATTTATCATTCACCATTCAAGTGCTATTTCCGccaagttatttatttgttgtttgttattcatgtgtttttatatgtaAAAGTGCTCAAAACtttcacttcctcttccccttgaacgtgtgtgtgtagagtgggAAAGACCTCTCTGATGAACCAGTATGTGAACAAGAAGTTTAGCAATCAGTACAAAGCTACAATAGGAGCGGACTTCCTGACAAAAGAGGTGATGGTGGACGATCGGCTTGTCACAATGCAGGTACGGAGAGCGGCCctgactcctcctcctcctcctcacacacacacatgagtccggattgttttaatattattgttgtgatttttatcattaaaaaaaaattgctgcagatttggGACACGGCGGGTCAGGAGCGGTTCCAGTCTCTGGGCGTGGCGTTCTACCGCGGCGCTGACTGCTGCGTGCTCGTCTTTGACGTCACGGCACCGAACACCTTCAAGACGCTGGACAGCTGGAGGGACGAGTTTCTGATCCAGGCCAGCCCTCGCGACCCTGAGAACTTCCCCTTCGTCGTGCTCGGCAACAAAATCGACCTGGAGAACAGGCAGGTGCGTGCTGCAGGCGCGGACGGGAACCGATACGCGTTTTCGATTTAGCAAAAGCGCCCACTGTCTGTGTTGAACGTTGTGAAGTGCGGTTTGATCGTTGTGGGAACATCAGAGTATCAGTGGAGGTCATGTGACTTGATACTTTTTACTACCTGTGTGacagactgttgtttttggacttttttttttcttctttcccttctccttcttcttcaggTTTCTCAGCACCCTCTCTTGAAATTTAATAAGGAAAAACATGTCTTGTCATGtttgagagaaaccagaaagtgtaaACTAATCTCTCCTAAAGTTTTTGCCGTGATTTAGCTTCACCACTGACTGGTTAACCAAAACACttgcactggagactccttccgaatTTGTTACGTAATTTTTTACGTTGTTACGACACagtattagatttttttaaaaaaaaaaaagaaaaggaaataaatgagTGTGCAGATTTGTGTGTGAGGAAGGGGGGAAAAGAATCGTTCCGACACTTGTCCTCTGTTCCTCTGCGTCTCCCAGGTAACCACTAAGCGAGCACAAGCCTGGTGCCAGAGCAAGAATAACATCCCCTACTTTGAGACCAGCGCCAAGGAGGCCATCAACGTAGAGCAGGCTTTCCAGACCATCGCACGCAACGCACTCAAACAGGTACTCactcacttttctttttttccttttgtgtatGCTTTCTTCCTTCATCATACAGTGTCATTAGCCAGTTTAGACAGTAGTTGAGTTTACTACCCTGAGCTTATTGCTCACTTTcaccccctagtggaataattCATCTTTCGATTCGATACGTACCACAGGATGACTTTAAAATTTATTCGGTGGCCTgaattataaatgtaataaagctgtgccagggttttttttttttttttaacgcctCTCTTCTAacgtgtctttctttttttcctccaggaAACCGAGGTGGAGTTGTACAACGAGTTCCCAGAGCCGATCAAGCTGGACAGAAACGAGAGAGCCAAGCCATCAGCGGAGACCTGCAGCTGCTGAAGATGTACAGGGGGCGCTACTGATCACCCTCCACCCTGTCTGGCCTTGTTCCTCCTTTTCCCTCTTTAtacatctgtctttctctctctctctctctctctctctctgtgtctttcccCTGTTCCCCTCAATGTAATCACTGGCCTTCATAGAGCAGGCAGGCTCCCTCTTCTAGAATATACCCTATACAACTtgcactcacaaccacacacacacacacacacacacacacacagcgtgctCAACAGGCTTTACATTAAGCCCAAAGAGATaattatgaagaaaaagtgttttGGTCCACAAGTGTTTTCAGGCCCTCAATAGTAGCTCTTTTAACTTTAATCTTGTCACTAGTCCTAACTTCTTCAGTTCTAAGTTCTTCAGACTTCCTTCAGTttcgaccacacacacacacacacactcaccctctctctctgttcattctgaaacTTTCAACACTTGAATGCTTTCTGAGACTTTTTATACATACGCCACCACCTTGTTAACTGGAACCTGTAAGATGTGATGTAGATGGATGGGGCTGTGTAATATAGCGGTGTATTAAAGCTCTGTGTTGGTATCAGGACTGTCTGCTCTCTCTGGTTCGACAGGAGGCTTCGCGTGTCAGTGTTCGACTCTTAAAAGCATGCTCTCTTGCTTTATTTGCTTTTCGCTCATTAATATACAGTGTCGCATTTAAAGAGTCGTACCAACAAGCCTGGTGGTGTGAGGATAGGGACTAAAGATCTGGTCACTAAAATCAGTACCATAGCGGTGACCTTAGAATTCTATAGCGTTTtgggattttttgtttttgtttgtttgtttgtttgtttgttttaaatcgtCACCCGTCTCGTGAGCAGGACCGCTCACTGCAAATTCTCCTGTTAGTGACTCtgcttttttggtttttttctcctcactcCGCCTCAGGGTGGCAGATGGACCGGTTGGTATCCCTTGGATATTTTACAATCTGTTTATTctctcattattattgttattattattattattattattattgttattattatttgaccTGAAtagatggacaaaaaaaaaaaccatacaaaACTACAGAACAGGACATGGGAAGCATCCATCGTGACTAATGAAACATTTATTACAGCACAGCATATACATcgtttgaaaaataaatgtatttcaaagtaataaaaaaaaatgtaaaaaacttGTTGAATAAATCTTTTGCGcagtactttttctttttttttttttatgcttaagGTTTAATGAGTTTTCATACGCACAGCACAGCATTGTGACCGTCGGCAGGCACTGGAACGTTTTCGGTTAAGACGAACATTTTTCACTCGGTCTGCGAATTGCCCCGAACTTTTAGGAGTCAAGTAAAGATCTGAAGAAATTGAATTAGTAGAGCGAGTCCAAGGGAAACAAATTAGAGAGACGGTACGTTAAACTTGCAGTTGCGAAAGTAAGCTGTCGGACAGCTTCACCGTTCTCAACAGGCCCTTGAACTGCTACTGTAAACCTGATACACTTATAATGCCTATTAGCaataatgcaaaacattttGAGGCTTTTTACTTTCTTATAGataataaatgtctttttttttttttttttacactgcctCTGTTTAACCAGTCCACCCAAGCAGAGAGCTTGAAATGGGGAGCTAATCATCGGTCCTTtctttcataataataataatataacggAATCATACAGTACAACACGTATGCGGTAGATTttaactggctttttttttttttttttttttttttttttttaaatgctgcaaCCCAAACCGTTAAGAAACAGGAGTAAAAATCATACAAAACAATAGGCACAGAAAATGCACTGCCGGATCGGAGttattgtgaatgaatgtaTTGGTTTTAAAATACTCAAGTGTCTCAGGAAGTGAAGCAGAACTTCCATCAGAGCATTCGTTCATTCAGCAAAAGAATTCCAGTAGCATTCAGTGCTGCCAACGTCGTCAAAGTATGGGAGCGTTATGTTCTTGGTCTCTTGCTGGCCCcgtttcccagcagccactgctgCAGCGGCCCGACGGCTTTGGACGTCTGAGACCCAGACGGAGACTTTCCTACCGTTTCTTTAAGTTCGGCATCATCGGGTGCTTTCTTCTTACCGGGGGATCCGTTTTTCAGCCAGCTCATCATCATCTTGCTGCTGGCCGAAGCTTGAGGAGGAGCCTAAAGAAAGAGGTGGTGGAGGAGAAGAGACAAGGAAAGGAAGGACAGGGTGGACAAGAAAATTCAGTTGAGATTCTAGTTTTTGCAGGAAAACTTCTTCACAGATTTTGTTCCTCTGCACCATCCCTGAACTTGCCACCATCAAGCCCTGAGCCTTCCTTCGGGCCAACCTCTAGcagggtggttttttttttgtacttttgacTTAACCCTGGACTAACACTGAAGCAAAACAAGGGCTTGAACCAGTGCTCTCAACCCCCAAGGACCATAACACTAACCACTGTACCACCGAAAGCTGTGAGGGGCTTTGCTTGATAAATGGCTCAACACCGGCCTCAAAGAGAGACTAAAACGAAACATTCAGAAGAATGTGCTTTCTGGGAACTGTTTCTCTCCTCGAACAGAAGTGCTTATTTGGCTTGTtacagtttttgttgttgagatATTCAGAATgcacatgtttaaaaatatctgGTTAATACTCCATCTGCCAGAACCACTGCACCACTGAGAGGCACAAGTAGAGGTTCTATAATACGCATTTAAGTCAACAAATGGCTTACCCTATGAAACCGAGTTAGAACTGTTTGGGAGTCAACAATTCAAGAGGGGTGTCGAGATGGGTGCCTAAATATTATGCAAACGATTCCTAAACTTTCAACACTCACATCCTGGAGCAGCTTTGAACCAGCAACACCTCAATCCACAGGCCAGGCGAACCGTGGTGGTAACCACTGTACCACTGTACCCTGAGCACGAGCTCAATAAGACGTTTCGTGGTTACTTTACCACGCAGAGGAATAATGTTTCTTGTACGTGATATAAACGAAGCACCTTCTTGGCGTTGGGGTCCAGCGGCTGCAGGCACTCGGGGGAGTTGTTGCGCGAGTTGTTGAC
This window of the Ictalurus furcatus strain D&B chromosome 21, Billie_1.0, whole genome shotgun sequence genome carries:
- the rab7a gene encoding ras-related protein Rab-7a, with the translated sequence MTSRKKVLLKVIILGDSGVGKTSLMNQYVNKKFSNQYKATIGADFLTKEVMVDDRLVTMQIWDTAGQERFQSLGVAFYRGADCCVLVFDVTAPNTFKTLDSWRDEFLIQASPRDPENFPFVVLGNKIDLENRQVTTKRAQAWCQSKNNIPYFETSAKEAINVEQAFQTIARNALKQETEVELYNEFPEPIKLDRNERAKPSAETCSC